In the genome of Pelmatolapia mariae isolate MD_Pm_ZW unplaced genomic scaffold, Pm_UMD_F_2 NODE_ptg000186l+_length_31511_cov_1, whole genome shotgun sequence, the window AAGCTTGGAGCAGGCAGTGGAGTGAGGATGGCATTATGGCTCAGCCCTGCAAGAACAGGGTTCAGCGCTGGTGGTGGAAGGTCCTGGTCCTCTGCAGCAGACTGGGGTTTCTTTCCTCCACCACCATCAACCTCCTGGGCCTTGGCCAAATGCTTCCTGCTCTCTGCCTCCTGCTTGGCTGCAGCCTCTTCTGCTCTGGCTTCTGCCGCTCTGGCCTCAGCCAGTTCTGCCCCCCAGCGCACACTACGTTTCTCGAGAGAAAAGTCATACTGTGGAAAAGAAGATTGATAGGTGTTAAGGGGTGAACAGGACACaaagtaaaagagaaaatattctcAATTAATACAGTAAACAACAGTAACACAAATGATTTCCTCGTATCTCATCTTCAACTACCACAAATGATGTGCAGAGCTGCATTTATGCCACAGCTAACATCTGTGGGAAAAAACCCACCTTTGTGTCCGCCAATGCAGAGCCAAAGTCTGGCAGAGAGAAACCAACAGGCAGACCCACTTTGGCTGGACAAAGGAATTTATCATTTATCTTGAAGGGAACATCATCAAGATAGCTGATGGGTCCTgtgcacattaaaaaacaagGAGAAAGTAAGTATACTTTAGAGGAAACACACTACATATAAAGGCACCAACAGAGCTAACAGTAAAACAACAGTAAGTACTGAAAATAAGTCCTTGCCATTGTTGTATGCATCTGAGCCAGACTTCCTCGCAGCCATTTAGAGtctgaaaacagaaataagCACGCTGGTTAGCGGTCAGTGAGAGTACCAtgattttttttgatttttttagtgATAAAAGAGAGCAAAAGGTTATAAGCTATAGGCTagcatattttaaaatgttgcgCCACTATGAAACCAGCACAAAGtagacttccacagcctttctTCCACCAGTTTGCCAACAGGTGTAACATTTTGTCTAATATGGGatatttgcactaaaatatgtTGTTCTGAGAAAAGCCTATTTGACATGTCttattaaaaaacaagagaaataacATGTCATCATATTGCAGTGCAAATCCTTTTAAATTAGAAATAGCTTCATTTGCCTTTGTGCATTATGTTGCCCAGCATCTTCAAGTTATATAATCCTGTTATTTGGTAATGCTGTGCAACAGTGCCTGACATTATGAACACAGACGTTACTGTTTTCAAATCTGCGAAACAGAGAACTTTGATCTGCGTGCTGGTGTGCAGACCAGCTTCCAGCAGAAAATATTTTGAAGCCGATTTAATTAACTTTGAAGtgctctgtgtttttaaaagaaagagcATTTCAGATTTCCTCAGGCTAAAGTGGACATAAACACTGTATCACCTGGTTTACTGACACACTAGGATAATTTACCTGGCATCTcctgaataaatgaaaatgaacaccCAACTCTACAGatgtttacatgttttagtTCCGTGTCACTTCCAAACAACTGAGACAAATCAATCATGATCACAAGACATCTCGTGATTGGGGTGCATCTATTTTATTAGATGTCTTAAGTGCGAAGACGTTAGCTTCGTAGCGTAGCGCCACAATAATTGGTAGGGTGCAGTAGTTGGTGATAACGTTATATAACAAAACACCGAGTCAATTGGTCCTCTATCTACTTTAACAAATGATCTTATAACTATTTCCTTCTGGCTCTGGTATAATGTTTCTGCTTCAAACCACGATTAGAGTTAAAACATATTAGATATTATAAATCACACGATTATAGTCATCTATAATATCGCAGACAGCGGTGGCTGACTCATGAAGGTAAATAAGTTTGAGTAACTTAACTGCGAAGTTAAAACGAGAACGAAAGCACCGCGATAACAGTcgaaaacacattttcagtcaGCGATGAGTTAAACCAGACTATTGCAATAGTCCCAGTTTACACGTATGTGTTATAAAATATTCCCCCAAGTACGATATATTCGTAAGCTAGTGGCAATGAAGTTATGATTGCCTTAGCTTCAAGCTAAGCCAGTCTACACTCTTAGGGTACTTCCAGCTCAGCGCACTAACAGTTTCACAGTTACGGTGATAGTTAAACAAGCCAGCGTCGGGTATAGCAGTAGTTTACTTGACATTTTAGGACTCTAAAAGCCAAATTATTTAACTCGCTGACAGTCACCACTAGATAGTGGCTAACTATCTTGGTGGAATGTCATTAAACCTTCTTTCGGCGGCTCCCTTATTTACACGGGGTCGCCACGACGGAAGATTCGCATattttgatttggcagacactagaTGCCCTTTGTGACGCATCCCAAAAGAGATGCGTAGCTGCACCTCGACTCGAACCATATAACCGTCGGACGTTAGGCGAATATGTAAACCACTATTCATGCTAATAAGCTTAGCTTCGCCAGTGGCCTGTTTGTTATGTGGCCGGACAGGACAGGCTGCTGCCTGTGCTGCCACCGCCCCTGACATTAAACCGAGCTCACAGAAACGAACATGCCGCTCTCACCAGTATCTGCTCCGTCTTGTTCTTTCAAAATCCAAACGACGCCTTATAGCGCTGCCACTCCAATTTAAGCTAATCTCCGATTCGGTTTTATTTATACTGAAACCTCTTTCCTGCTTCAGCGTAGGTCGCCATCTTGATTTGTCAACCTCCCCTCCACTGGTTCCTGTCTGACGTCACTCGGATGCACGGCACAACGGCAGGCACGCGAACACAAAATCTGTTGATTTAAACTACACAAAATGAGTATTTTAATAAATAGTCACAGCCGGGTTATAGAATAATAATGTTGAGTGGTTGCTATATTATCGCAGTGCTTATTTGACGTATGGCTATAGAAAGATTAAATATCAACTCAAGTGAATGCCGCCCTGCAATGTTGTTAAGTGGTTTTCGATACTTATACTGCTGTAAACAACTTCCTGGTCTATATTCTGTCAAACATATCTCTCATTTATTGACATCGAGTCATTTTTAACTCCTATCACAGGACGGAAGCTGTTATCAGTGACTTTTGTATATTCTGTATATTTGTTGTGCATTGACAATCACTTTTTTAGCCAgtgatcactttttggcatgGCCCCCCTACATTGTCTCACTACTAATGATAAAGTCAACTCTACAAAAactaagattttttttgttgttgtttttaatcagtAAATCTGGTTCTATTATTTaagcatttttattatttaagttTGCCAGTAAAGACAGAGTAAcactaaatgaaatgaaaagcacACTTTTCATAAGATGAGTGATCTTCTAGATCAGGGCTGTCAAACATTAGGCCTGGGGGCCGGGAAAGACTCCAGTCCGGCCCACTGGTCAGCTTTGTGAAGGGGATCATCCATTTTGGActattaactgtattttcagagCTTTTATTACTTTTCCTACCGATGAAGACCTCCACCATAGTCATTCCTACTATGCCAATGAAAATcaagtaatagataaacaattaaaggaTATTAGATGTTTTTTCAATATCATCTAATATagaaatttccttttttttaataatataatttttacttttgttattattattattattattattttttttttttacaatgggtccattataaaaagaaaaaaggagaaaagaaataGGGCATTCTGTGAGAATTAACAAAACTTTCTAACTTTCttttttagaattaaaacacagtctgaacaatgagctaccagaacttattctgtaattttacacatttatgtcTTACAATTTAAGTCCAAAGTGTCGTGCTGACAGGTTTTGTTTGCTACAGCAGCACTTatttttatcatgtagaaaactGAGATATACTGTTCAAACTGCACTTCTTTTCTTATATTGATATATTCCAGATATTAAATGTACATGAACCTCTTTGCACTGACTGAAAGGGGGATTTCACTGCTCCttcccacttaagatcaaagtagGAGTCATATGGCCCACAATGTACAGTAAGTGACATCTGTGTTGTAGATGCTCTGAGAATTGCCAGTGAAGGGAATTgattggaaaaaaacaacaacaataattgtGATCTCGTGAATATATACACCCCAATTAACCAAATACTTTATATGACATCCTTTTAAGTAATAATATATGGGGATATAGTTAAGGACCGGAAGTAGACGTAGGTTTAATGAAAATTACAATAATGTCAATAATGTCTCAGATCTAATATTAATGTAATATTATATGTATGTGTGAGGATTTCACGCTGCAGATATTTAGTATTAAGAAAGAGAGCGAGGGAGCTTAGATAAATAATGTAACCAacttacataaaaaaataataacatattattaaaatatgttttacaaatatgtatttttggaATCTGAAACATAAAAATGTCACGCGAACGATCATGTAAAATAACATCGAGTGCGCGCACGTCACGTTCAGATACGCGCTTTACGTTCTGCAGACACGCGCAATGATAGCCGGAAGCATAGATgggaggaaaataaaaatcGATTAAATCCACTGTAATTCGCGAGTATAAACCTCTCACTTACTGTCCTTTTAGCGACCGCGGGCTCGAAATTTTCAGTCTTTTACACTGTAACTGTGCCGGAGAGACGACAAAGAGCAGAAAATCTGCTCTATTTGAACGAAGTTGCTCGGTAGGGGTTTAGCTGACGTGTGGAGAAGTTGAGACTGCCAGAGAGCagataaacaaacataaacaagCAGAGATCAGCTGGGCGCCTGTCCGAACCGAACCAGCAGCACGGAGAGATGGCAGGGAGAGCCAGAGTCCTGTTTTAAAGCCAAGAATGATCCGCAGGAGACCGTGACTTACACTGATATTTGCTCCATGTCAACTGTCAACACTGGCACACAAAGAATTTCGGAAACACAACACGAGGAGCAGCCATAGGCtttagcaggaaaaaaaatccactgctATTGTCACTGTCTCTTTGTCAAGGCACAGCCAGGTTAGCATGGACAGCCAATGAGTTTATCCTGCAGGGCTCAGCTGTAAGGAAGCGAACACAGTGCAAGGAGACAGAGGTAAACACTTTCTGTTaactttgcttttttcccccactaTAATGGGCCTGCGAGCCAAACCACTGACATAATCAGGCTTTGCAGGCCACAAATCCTGATTGTTTATgagctgtttttgtgtgtgcgtgtttttttttacatgtaggGTTTAATTTTACAGCGTTTTGCTTTTCCTATCGTTTTTGTTAGAAAGACTCCTGTTAATGAAAGCAAAGCTAAGACACTGCAGCTGTTTTCTGAGTCAAACTGGTCATgatattaaaaatgcatgaaaagtGAGTAGAGTCCCGACAGTGTCGTTAAACTcgtaatatttctgtccactccACAATTCCTGCTTCCTCTCACTGATCTGTGCGGCTAACTGGTGTCAAGAAGTGTGGAAAAGAACATGGCCCACCAGTCAACCCCTAGTTCCCAGAAGGCCCTCATGATGGAGCTGAAGTCTCTGCAGGAGCAGCCAGTGGAAGGCTTCCGCATCACTCTGGTGGAGGAGTCTGACCTCTACAACTGGGAAGTGGCCATCTTTGGCCCCCCGAATACCCTGTATGAGGGAGGCTACTTCAAGGTGGGACAATCACTTCCAGTGCACATATTATGTGAAGTCATGCTTACTTAAAGAGTTCATATGAAGCTATTCATTAGCAAAAAACCACATACAATAAATATGTTTAGGGACCAAATATATTATCGGCTAGGATTTCTTTGTAATAAAATATGTGTCAGGGCTTGCTACAACTCTCAAGACAGCTTGGTAGTTTAGCCTCCTTCTAAAATCTGTACAAACTCAAACTTTCAAACTAGATCTTTTTTCACTTCTTGAAGCTGTAATTGAAATGTGGTTTGCCTCTAACGGGCGAGGAATTTTTAggctttatattatattttattcattttcagtcGTTCTGTCCTGTCCTGTCCTTCTCCTCGGCCAGCCCTCACCCAGCCCTCACCCACCTCACTGTAAGATGGTTGTGCTTGCTATTTTTAGCTACGAGACTGATATAAATGGCACCTCAGTACAGAGAGAGAAGGGACATGATTAGattcattatatttttttctttaaatatactGCATATTCGGTGAAACATTTAGAAAATGTAGCATAAAGAGCACCTGCTTTCTGCTTGTTGCTACGCAGATGATGCTGTAGCCTAGTGGGAATGGAAGGATAACACAGAGCAGGTATTGCTGTAATATACTCTTTTAACTGGCATGTCTTTAGCCACAAAAATTTGAGGAACATCAGCACTGACAAATGTCAGGATTAGATGCCACAAGTAAAAGTGAACTCTGGGCTGGTTTTCCAGTCTATGTAATAGCTAGCAAACAGGAAATGTGGACTTCCCTTTTGAAAGGGACATGTATACTACTCGTTTGTTGAATACTTTGGCAGCCAGTGCCTGATGACATTAATAAATGACTTGTTTAGTCTTGTAAATGCCCGACTGGCAGGTGGTGCAGCTGATCTTCATTTAATGAAAAACTGGTGAAAGTGAATTGTAGTACGATTCAGGTGTTTCAGTGTAACTTtgtttttactgcgtggttccTGCAGCCTACACCATACACAATCATGCTTTTGTACAGGGATGGGATATTTTGGGATATCTTCAGTGTCCCCTGTAATTATACTGAGAGTAAAGTGAAAGGTGTTTGGATTTAAAGTCAAGCAACAGCTTTCAATCATTCCCCAGAATTCTCTGTGTTGTGTTGATTGCCCTCACTTTAGGGTATGCAAAAGTAATTTTAGGATACACTATGTGATGCAGacaggaaaataaagaaaacccaGAAATCCAGACGAGCTCAAAATgataaaaagagaaagatgCCCATGAAGGCAACTACATGTTAGACTTTACTGTTACTTTGACACCAATCTGTTAACTTGtgtttgcacatttaaaaagaaatgtttcttcAGCGACTGATACTAAGCAGTGGAACTCATGCCAGTGTGTTATGACGTCTCCGTGTCTAATGTCACACAGTTGCAGTAATTTAGTAACTAGCTGCGGAGTAATGATAGTCCTATCAGACGGGCAAGCAGTTCAGCGAGAGCTAGGGCGGAGTTACACACACCCAAGCC includes:
- the LOC134622744 gene encoding ubiquitin-associated protein 1-like, coding for MAARKSGSDAYNNGPISYLDDVPFKINDKFLCPAKVGLPVGFSLPDFGSALADTKYDFSLEKRSVRWGAELAEARAAEARAEEAAAKQEAESRKHLAKAQEVDGGGGKKPQSAAEDQDLPPPALNPVLAGLSHNAILTPLPAPSFDHRNTQPSTPQLHSLNLADFEREEDPFDKLELKTLDDKEELRNILQSQPQPQAQPQPQHPPSVSPPEISQLGPTSRGNSPSPPSINTSLSSKPGFAHKPNG